Part of the Deltaproteobacteria bacterium IMCC39524 genome, ACATCTTTCTTGGTCATTCTGAGACTTTGCTGGGCCTGAACCTGCCGCTTAAGCAGATGGCTCCTTCGGTCTACAGGAAGATCTGAGTTTTCCAACACCCCGTCCCTAAAGAGAGCGGGTTATGCTTTTTCTTAAATGAACGGCCTACGAAACTGGTGTTCTTTACGGTAAGTCACTTTCTGAATGGGGAAAACTGTGCAATGGCTGACAGAATAATTTCACACTTAAGACGCTTACCTGTGGCAGCGCTTCTCCTCTGCGTCAGTCTGCCCCTCGTCTCATGTACTGAAGAAGCTCCTCTCAAAATCGGCTTTGTCGCCGGCTTGACAGGGCGTGTCGCTGATCTGGGCGTTGCCGGACGTGATGCCGTAGCCCTCGCTGTAGAAGAACAAAACCAGAAGGGAGGAATCTCAGGCCGTAAACTTGAGCTGGTGACGAGAGATGATCAACAAAATGTCGAAGCTCTCAAACGGGCGGTTAATGAACTGATTGATCAACAGGTCGTCGCCATTATCGGACCTTTGACCAGCTCGATGGCGGTTGAAGCACAGCCGCTGGTTAACGCCCGCAAGGTTGTCATGATCAGCCCGACGGCAAAAACCGATCAATTGTCCGGCCTTGATGATTATTTTTTGCGAGTCACGGCTCCTATCAGTAAGAACGCTCAGCAGCTGGCGTCTTATGTCACACACGATATGAACCTTAAACGATTCGCAATCGTTTATGACCTCTCAAATCGGGCCTTTACTGAAATCTGGTTGAACAGTTTCACAGAAGCTTTCGAAGCGCATGGCGGCCAGGTCGTTGCTGTGGAGGCGTTCACCTCAAAACCTGAGACCCACTTTCTACCAATTGCCAAACAGCTTCTTCAAACAAATCCGGATGGTGTCCTGTTGCTCAGCAGCGCCATCGATACTGCCCTTTTAGCTCAGCAGATCCGTAAGCTTGAAAGTCCGGTCGCGCTCTTTTCTGCGGAATGGGCTTCGACCACAGATCTGTTGAGTTTCGGGGGACGAGCCGTTAATGGCATGCAATCTTTCCACAGCTTTAACCCCAACAGCCAGGAACCCCGTTACCTGGCATTCAAAGAAAAATTTACCAGGCGTTTCGGTTATGCACCTTCTTTTGCGACTGTTCTCTCATACGACGCGATTTCCTACCTTTTTGCGGGCTTGTCAAAAAGCACAGATGAAACCAGCCTGAAGAAAGCTCTCCTTGATGTGCGTCGATTCCCCGGCCTGCAATCGGAAATGACCCTCGATAACTATGGAGATGTTGAAAGAAAACTCTTCCTGACCGTTATCGAAGAGGGTCAGTTCAAGGTCGTCGATTTATTATGAAATTCCCGGCATCACTCAGGCGGTCCCTGTCGTTAAGTTTTGTTGTGGTGGCGGCCCTGCCAATTCTTATCATGGGGATTTTTACTGTCCAGTACTTTGAGAAAAAACATCTGGAGACGGTTTCTGAACTTATCAATATTCACGCTGTAAATGTCAGTAATGAAGCGTCTGAATTTCTGCGCGATACCCACAAAAATCTTGCTCTTATTGAAAAAACCCTGAATTCAAACCTTCTGCATAGTGATGCGGAGATCAACCGGTTTCTACAAATCTCTGTTGACGAATCGATCAGCTTTGAATCGATTTACCTGCTCAACGAGGACTACAGGGTGACTCACCTTGCGCTCTCTTCCGGTTCTCAGAAAAGGCAGGAAGATTTTTTTGGCATCGATCTCTCGACTCACGTTGTTTTTTCCCAACCTCAACAGGAGCCTGGGGTTTTCTGGTCGGATACGTTTCTCTCAACAGCAACCGCCGAGCCGTCGGTGACCCTGGCTATTTCTCTGGAAAAGGGAACCTTGCTCGGCACTGTCAGTCTGAAAAGAATATCAAGCGAACTTCTCTCCCGGCTTAATAAGGCGGGTTTGGATATCAGGTTTTCCCTTCTTGATCACTACGGTATTCTGGTCGCCGATTCCCAGCCTGAGCTGGTTTCGCAAAGGCTTAACCTGCGCACTCATCCTGAAGTTCGCAATGCTCTCGATCGGCAAATAGAAGTTCACAGCCAATACCACGAAGACCAATCCCTGCTTGAAAGTGTCCTCCTGGTCAAGGAGACAGGCTGGGCGGCTTATGTCAGTCTGCCTGTTGAA contains:
- a CDS encoding ABC transporter substrate-binding protein; the encoded protein is MADRIISHLRRLPVAALLLCVSLPLVSCTEEAPLKIGFVAGLTGRVADLGVAGRDAVALAVEEQNQKGGISGRKLELVTRDDQQNVEALKRAVNELIDQQVVAIIGPLTSSMAVEAQPLVNARKVVMISPTAKTDQLSGLDDYFLRVTAPISKNAQQLASYVTHDMNLKRFAIVYDLSNRAFTEIWLNSFTEAFEAHGGQVVAVEAFTSKPETHFLPIAKQLLQTNPDGVLLLSSAIDTALLAQQIRKLESPVALFSAEWASTTDLLSFGGRAVNGMQSFHSFNPNSQEPRYLAFKEKFTRRFGYAPSFATVLSYDAISYLFAGLSKSTDETSLKKALLDVRRFPGLQSEMTLDNYGDVERKLFLTVIEEGQFKVVDLL